Genomic segment of Arachis hypogaea cultivar Tifrunner chromosome 11, arahy.Tifrunner.gnm2.J5K5, whole genome shotgun sequence:
AGCTTGGATCAACAACACATAATTAATTTTCAAGATGAGATTAAAGTGGTACTAGTTCAAGACGGTCTTGATTCTTCATAGAACTTCAATATCCAAATATAAGTTTAGGCTCACTGGCCGTAGGGTTGATTGTTGAACCACAAGTAGTCCACAACAAAACTCATTCATCCAATTTTAACCACAACAATTTTTAATACTAtgccaaaatttttaaattaacacaGCACCAGCCATTAAACCTGATTAgtgatattaatatattaatattaatcaacTCAACCGCAAATTGGTCCAATTCACCACCTTATGCGTGGCGGTTCAGCCGTAGAAACCGGTTTGGCTCCAAACGGCATCGCGAACCCGCCGCATGTCGCGGCCCTTTAACGTGCGACCCACTCCTTCAAAAACTGAGTTCGCCGCCATCTTCCGGCTGCGCGCCAAGTACTCGTGCGGTGGAACCATCTCAGAATCGCCGTCGTCGTCGTCTTCGTCGTCAAAACTATCTTTCATCTCGTGCAGCGATTCCACCGAATCCACTCGGAGTATCTTGCTCCAATCCGGCACGTTCACTGGCGCAGACGCCGCCACGTGGCGGCCCCGACGCGAAGAAACGGCGTCGTGCTGCGCGCGGTACTGGTGCACGATCCTCGAGGAGGAGGTAGCAGTCATGGCGCCATTATTTGTCCCGGCCTTGGGGTCCTCGAACGCGAGGGAGAGTCCTCCCACGTGGCGGTGGTGCGAGTGGCCCTCCCTGCGGCGGGGAGAGGCGCGTGGCTCCCAGTCGTCATGTGAGAGAGTGAGGTGGCGGTCACGATCCTCCGACGAGGACCAGATGTCCTCTTCCCGGAACTCGGAAGTTTCGGAGGCGGTGGAGACGTGGGAGTAGGTGGTTGTGGCAGCGAGGAAGCGGTCGCTTCGCGCGGTAGTGAGCTTGCGGCCTTTGGCCATGTAGCGAAGCCAATAAACCAAGCCAAGAGGGTGGATGGTGGTGGTAGTAAGTGGTTTTGGGGATGAGAGCGATGCAACCTTCTTACCTTACCCCTTCTAACCTGGCTTGGTTTTGGCATAAGCTTTCTGCTTCCTCCTGCCTCCATATTTATAGCGTTTTCTTTCTtacaatttcatttcaatttgagTTTCACCTGCATTTTGTCTGCATTTCCCCTCCTATATATTCCCAATcatctcttttatatttattatgttACATGTAGACTAAAATCATccctttaatataaaatatatgttaaaatataaatatatattaaaaataaattaaattatatatatatatatatttatatataaatatattaataattaattttaatgattaattttaatatataaataatattttaatattcaatatatataaaaacttaattattatattatttatttgtataaaatatatattaaaaataaattaaattatttatatataaataaattaattcaaaaaaatttgcataaaaaaataggttaaaaatataattttttattttatttttttaagaaataatatCTTAAGTAAAAAATGTGAACATagaaaaataattgtaaaaaaatttaattaaatttagttataaaaCGTCCATGAAAAGTACAAATCTCTTCTCAAAAACAAAATCCAAAAGACGCTATTTGCATTTGAGCTAATCCAGTTGCATACTCTTCTAAGTTCTAACAATTACATATATGCGATCAATTAACTCAAATTAAAGTTATTTATGCTTTGtgttacaagaaattcaaaatcgagttgtgaaaaatagaatctaaTTACTTTAGGTGAGTGATGAATCAGAAAATTTTGATAGAGgggataaaatttatataatgacaataatttttataataaaaatagtatatgtacataaaaaattaaatattaaattatctattaactactatatatttatatatgtgttatttaatttatttttaatgtgtattttatatttcaatatatattttatacggatagttattttttatgtatatatagcatgattattgttataattatattttgttattgtaaaatacgATTAgcctttaaaatatttaatatacaaattaaaacactaaaatagaaatttaaataataatatataatttaaaattctattgttttaggttttatatttttaaaatatattattattaaataattattctgAAATTCACTTCCCAACACAATTAGAAGTCGATTCTTATTGATATTCATAGTTAGAAAAattctttcaattaatatagttgctacgcgaaaattaaaactaatttcaaaagaagataaataatattcttttgaattgatttttaaaaaagaacactaattttatttaaatatgagaatttatcattttaataagtatcaaatataaaatttttaaattgacaattaaatactaaaaattgaataaaaaattattataagatcaaatttaataatttaaaaaagacaaataaatattattattatatactacttaaaaaattttaaattataataaaaatacttgCCCCACAATTGGAACCATCCCTGTTTCAGGTGATACTAATTGAACAATTACTAAGTTAGCAAATTTAAATTTGTTAACGATATGTATATACAACCAAAAATGCAAAATATATTTATGTCAAAATCACCgttcaaatataaatatatattattgttatcGGATAATACCTGAAATTATATTGAATATAGGTCTAGTCGTGAGGTCTAAACTATTTTAGACAAAGGATTCAATTTGTTGACTAAGATATTTGAAATAGATAATAATTTGACTATTACTCGACTTTTGTCATTTGTAATAGTAGAAAGTTTTTCTTGTAATATGAAGAGTTATTTCATGTTAGAGTAGTGGATGAGCGGTAATCAAATGTTTATAGAAAAATGATGTTATTTGaactataatttattaatattttatactttaatttttttttgtattagaaTATTCATTAGGTTAAAAGTTTAATGACTAATTTCTTAAGTACTGCAGAAGTAAAGTGGGTGATCTTTTCAAATAAATaagtttcatttttatttttcagtaaatAAAATGACTCATGTGAATAATAAGTATAATTTATATAGATctgttaaatatttttaaatcttttataaaattgagtgtttatttgaattaatttttgacttatcagattaaaaaatactaaaagccAATATCTTTATCAAATAtattaactttttaataattctcaattattattatggttatgtataaatattttatgtgaaTAGTTACCGTAACAAAGTCGTTGATAAAATGTTATACACACTACAACAAATCCTTAAGATAGTGACGGTTTTTTTGCGGCGGTTTTGTGAATGCGCCGCGAAAAGACAAATTGCGGCACATATAGCGGCGGTTAAAGGTTGGGGCTGCAATCAGGCCGACATTTAGCGGTGGTTACAAACCGCCGCTATATTGATATCATGTTgccatttagcggcggttttcTTGAAACCGCTGCTATATTGCCGGTCAGATTAACATTTCGTGGCATCTTTTTGAAAAACACCACGATATGTCCGCCGGTGACTTCTTGTTAGGCATTTTGCGGCGGTTACGtataaaccgccgcaaaatgcgtATTACCACATATTCCATTGTTGTCTTTAGTAATAACCATCTATGTATAATCTATTTAAGTAACGATTACTAACTGAAGATACTTATGTTTAAATCATTGTTATTTAAACTCGTAACACTTTTTCTACATTTGTTTTACGTTAAATATATTCACAAGTTACTtgtaaactatatatgttaactcatgtgaacaaatttaccaaTAAGATTTTTCTTGATGATGTTATTAGCATTTAAAAACTGCATTCAATCATGgatgtaaaagaagaaaatacaatCAAACTCTAATATTTATGAAGTTAAAACAAAGTTCTAGAGAGCATGAATCAAATTTACTCCTTTTTGAAGTTATGGCTTACTAACCCTAAATCAAGAATAAACACGTACAACTGCGACCCAAATCATTAAACTAAGGAAATCAGCGTAACTGTTATATTAAAAGATCAAAATTTCTCTCCAACATCGTATTGACCCGGCGAAAAATACTCTGTTATGAATCTATGGGCTTCACGTTTTAGAGGATCTGATATTTCATCTCCATAGCATAGCATTTTATTCAGATCAAAACACATTTTCTTAACATGTATATCATCTTGTTTATCTTGTTGGTCTTCTAAAGTTTCTTCCTCTTCATCCGGAACCTTATTCAGATAAAACTGCATGGATCTATCGATTGCGACAGAGGATACATCATCTAAAATGTCTTCTGAATCAGACTCTTTTCCATCTAGACTGTCAGGAACTATTTCTCCGGAATATTCAGGTAAGACTGAAAATATCAACATGCacataatagaatgagtatacaTAGAAGAAATTGAGAACTCtggagtcattaaattctgactTAGGAAAAAAACCAAACTACAAGATgctaagacaattttaaaactaaacacAGTATATTCGACAATTACCATCACCCTTGTTAGTAGTTTGGGCAATTTTCTTAAACAGAAGCTCTATAACAACTGTTGTGCTTGCAGAGGATGACGAAAAGTCCTCATTTTTTATCGATCCTGTTCCACCGTCATGTTATGTTCACTATTGTTTTCAAAACGTAACACTACTGAAATTATATTGCTTAGTACATAGCAAGATTATGAAAAATGCAACCCTAAGAAAAACAATTGTAGAAGGTTTATTGATTTAACGTAAACTAactttttcgtattaaaatcgttgaAAGAACCAAAAAGTCTGCTTTTACTCATCTAAATTCACAATAACATAAATATttaactgcaaaaaaaaaaaactacacaagTATAAAGTTACCAAAGAAAATAACGTAGTACGCTAAGATTATTTAACTTAGTTTATGACAgaaatatcatttttaaattacattaaaatgcATCATACAATGCATTACGCGACATCATCGAAATTCTCTGAGGCATTTTCTATGAGGTCTTCTATATCTTCCTCCCTTCTCAACAGTAAATCTCCAATGTCACCTTCCGCTGACATGTTCAACCCTGGCTGTGGTGAAAAACCAACTTCagcttcttcattctcttctcccaTGTCATACAAATCCCTTGGTTTCACATGAACCACAACACTCCATTCTTTAGCTACTTCATCATCCACATAATATACAAGCTAAGCCTCTGATGCCAATATGTACGGTTCATCTTCTTCACGATTACCAGTGTGTATTGGACGAGAGAAATTAACGCTGGTAAGCCCCAAATGGTCTTGTTTGATGCCTCTACTGGTAGTGGTATCAGCCCAAACACATTTGAACAATACCACTGTGAAGGAACAactataatttaattcaattatgtTTACAATTTTTCCGTAATACGGAACACCACCAACAGCCACTCTATTATCACGCATGCTTGCATAACTTCTTGTATTAGATGATACATATACTCCACTATTTTGTGTTTTCATCTCGTTTTCCTTTGAGATAGTTCTAAACTTGTACCCGTTAACATTGTACGCCCAAAAACGTCTGGCCTGAATCATGGGACCGCACGCAAGCAACTGCAGGTCTTTCGATTGAAGCGTACTTTCCATAAGAACCTGGAACCACATAATATTCATGCTTTATATTAAAATCGGTTTTCCTTTAGTACTAACTCCAGGCTAAAAAATCATTGGTCAAGTTAATATTTTGTCAACCTTATGCTTAAACCAGTGAGGAAATTCTGCATGGACGACACTATCTATCTTAACTTGCGACCTTGTCTGATGACGCAAGCTTCGCTTTGTGTTTTCCCTAAATGTACTTTATTGGAGAGAAGAAAATTAGTCTAACTAGTCACTGGGAGAAAAGAGTTATATTGGTATTTTAGAATTACATGCGTATACTTACTCAAGGAACGGAACCACGGCATCGCAGTTGACTAGCACATGACGATGAGCTTGATGTTTTTCCATTGGACTGAGGTCGAAATGCGATACAGCCCCTAATGCCTTTCCAATAGCTGGGAACATACTTTCCCCTGAATTATGACGAAGGTCAACGGGCTCATCATCAACTCGCCCTGGTCGGTTGATTCTAGTCTCAATGTTATCCAAATACCTAGAACAGAAAATCAGGATTTCCTCAGATAAATAGCCTTCTGCAATTGAGCCTTCCGGTTGTGCCCTATTACGAACATATTGCTTCAGACGTCCTAAATACCTTTTATAAAAATACAATGAAACGCTTAGTATATACATAATTAATTGAACTAGATGTACTAAAGGGATTTATCAAATAGCTAACCTTTCTATTGGATACATCCACCTATAATGTACTGGTCCACCAAGAGTAACTTCAACAACGAGATGCACGGTGAGGTGAACCATGATGGTGAAGAAGGATGGAGAAAAAATCATTTCCATCTGACACAAGGTTTGCACAACATGATTCTGAAGCTCAGCAAGCTGCATAGGGTTTATGGCTTTCCCACAAAGTTTTCGGAAAAATGACGACAAATTTGCAATCACATTGGACACCGGACTCGGAAGTGCATTCTTCACTAAAATTGGGAGTAATTGTTCCATCAGAATATGACAGTCATGACTTTTCAACCCAGATAACTTGCGTTGTCGCAAATCAACACAACGAGCAACATTGCTAGAGTAACCATCTGGAAAAATCACATTCTGCAAAGTCTTCAGGAATACATCTCTCTGTGAATTCGACATCGCAAATATTGCAGAAGGATATTTACCACCTTCTCCCGGCCATAATTCAGGCCTTATACCCATGCATTGTAAATCTCTGCGAGCTTTAACATTGTCTTTAGATTTGCCGCTATCGTTTAAGATAGTGAAGACTACATTGTCGCACACGTTTTTTTCTATATGCATCACATCGAGGTTATGACGCAACATCTGATCCTCCCAGTACGGTAGGTCAAAGAATACACTTTTCTTCTTCCAATGCGAGTCATCTTCATCCACATCCTGGCCATTGCGTCTTTTTTTGGATGTCACACTTGAACTCTTCCCAAATGAAACGTGTACATTGGACTGTTGCCTCAATACATCTGTTCCAGATAACTTCTTTGGCGGATCTCTACCTTCGACCTGCCCGTCAAATCTATTCCGGTCtagtctgtatttgtgtccctgatTTAAAAAGCGTCGATGGCCCATGAAACACCATTTTTGACTGTCTTTCAGCCGATGTGGCTTAGCATCCAAGTTACACGTAGGACAGGCTAACCCACTGTGCGTATTCCAGCCAGATAGGTTTCCCAATCCTGGAAAGTCACTGATAGTCCACATCAGTGCCGCACACATCTTGAAAGTGTTTCCCTCTTTAGCATCATAGGTTTCAACGCCATCCCATAATTGCTTCAACTCATCTATCAAAGGCTGCAAATAAACATCTATGTCGTTACCTGGCATTTTCGGCCCAGGAATAAGCGTGG
This window contains:
- the LOC112721981 gene encoding uncharacterized protein; its protein translation is MIKCPCPKCGFQLMQTREDAYNHLLLRPFPPGYTIWVRHGENPVEESPRLGRVDDNLIPQVNPMHQMVNEAFNFTIQHESEDITTLEHAEDDEDVLPSLYEGPSRAARNFNDLLSDGEQELYPGCSKYSNLSFLVKLYHIKCMCGVSDKAMTMILDLLRDAFEQAKLLNTMYEARKTIRKLGIEYTKIDACPNDCMLYRGDDANLTRCKKCGCSRWKQKTKKGSILRLNVPVKRNGKPIAAKTLRYFPLIPRLQRLFMCSKTSSDMLWHSQASNNDSFLRHPRDAEAWKKFDAKYTNFSADPRNVCLALASDGFNPFGNMSTKYSIWPVILISYNLPPWICMKQTSFILSTLIPGPKMPGNDIDVYLQPLIDELKQLWDGVETYDAKEGNTFKMCAALMWTISDFPGLGNLSGWNTHSGLACPTCNLDAKPHRLKDSQKWCFMGHRRFLNQGHKYRLDRNRFDGQVEGRDPPKKLSGTDVLRQQSNVHVSFGKSSSVTSKKRRNGQDVDEDDSHWKKKSVFFDLPYWEDQMLRHNLDVMHIEKNVCDNVVFTILNDSGKSKDNVKARRDLQCMGIRPELWPGEGGKYPSAIFAMSNSQRDVFLKTLQNVIFPDGYSSNVARCVDLRQRKLSGLKSHDCHILMEQLLPILVKNALPSPVSNVIANLSSFFRKLCGKAINPMQLAELQNHVVQTLCQMEMIFSPSFFTIMVHLTVHLVVEVTLGGPVHYRWMYPIERYLGRLKQYVRNRAQPEGSIAEGYLSEEILIFCSRYLDNIETRINRPGRVDDEPVDLRHNSGESMFPAIGKALGAVSHFDLSPMEKHQAHRHVLVNCDAVVLMESTLQSKDLQLLACGPMIQARRFWAYNVNGYKFRTISKENEMKTQNSGVYVSSNTRSYASMRDNRVAVGGVPYYGKIVNIIELNYSCSFTVVLFKCVWADTTTSRGIKQDHLGLTSVNFSRPIHTGNREEDEPYILASEA
- the LOC112722929 gene encoding protein S40-6, whose translation is MAKGRKLTTARSDRFLAATTTYSHVSTASETSEFREEDIWSSSEDRDRHLTLSHDDWEPRASPRRREGHSHHRHVGGLSLAFEDPKAGTNNGAMTATSSSRIVHQYRAQHDAVSSRRGRHVAASAPVNVPDWSKILRVDSVESLHEMKDSFDDEDDDDGDSEMVPPHEYLARSRKMAANSVFEGVGRTLKGRDMRRVRDAVWSQTGFYG